In Nocardioides sp. WS12, the DNA window GAGCCGACCAGGATCACCTTGTCGGCGCTGCCGAAGTTCCGGATCGCCCATTCCTTCATCGGCGTCGGCGTCAGGTCGATGACGGCCGAGCCGACGGCGAGCACGGGCGAGGAGGCTGGGTCGGTGAGGGACGCCACGGCGTGCGCGAGTCCGATACCGACCAAGGTCGCGAGAACGCCGTACCAGGCCCACAGCAGTCGCAGCTTCATGCGAGTGCTTCGGAGCGGACGGCTCCGCGGATTGGTCTACGGCACGTGCGGGGTGGCGATGTGGAACAACGCATCGCCGGCATTGACGATCGGCGCCCGGGTCAGCCCGATCACGATGCCCGCCCGGTCGGCGTGCACGAGGCGCACCCGGCGGCCGAACGTGTCGGAGAGGCCACCGAGACGGCGGCCGACTTCGACGTACTCCCCGAGGCCGACCTCGAGGTGCAGGATCCCGGTGCCACGGGCGCGGACCCAGCCGCTGCCGCGCGCTTCGACGGGGGTGGGTGTCGGTTCGGTGGCACCGACGATCTCGCCGAGGTCGGCGGGCGTCGGGTCGATCATGTCCAGCGCGGTCAGGACGCGTCGTACCCCTTCGACGCCGACGGCGATCGGCTGCTCGTCGAAACGCATCACCTCGCCGGCTTCGTAGAGCAGGACGATGGCGCCGCGGTCGCGGGCGGCCTGGCGCAGCGAGCCGTCGCGCAGTTTGGCGTGCAACATCACCGGGGCGCCGAACGCCTGCGCCAGTTCGCGGGTGCGCGGGTCGTCGAGGTCGGCGCGGATCTGGGGGAGGTTCTCGCGGCGGTCGGCTGCGGTGTGCAGGTCGATGCCGACGTCGCACTTGCTGACGACCTCGGTCATGAACAGGTGCGCGATCCGGCTGGCCAGCGATCCGCGGGAGGACCCGGGGAAGGACCGGTTGAGGTCGCGGCGGTCCGGCAGGTAGCGGTCGCCGGTCATGAAGCCGAGGACGTTGACGACGGGTACGGCGAGCAGGGTGCCGCGCAGCGTCTTCGCCGACAGCGGCGCGAGCGCCCGGCGGATCACCTCGACGCCGAGCACCTCGTCACCGTGGATCGCGGCGTTCACCCAGACGGTGGGGCCGGGCTCGCGGCCGTGGATCACCCGCACGGGCAGGCTGACGTCGCCGCCGGTCACCAGCCGGGTGATCGGGAGTTCGACCTCCTTGGACGAGCCGGCGCGTACCCGGACGTTGCCGATCGCGAACGATTCACGCGCCACTGCTGACTCCTCGATTCCTGCGCCGCACGCGCCGTGTCGGTCGACCGCCAAGGTAGGAGTGGCTGGCGTCGACGACGAAACCCTGGCGGAGTGCCTCACGGCCGATCAGCAACCGGAAACCCATCTCGTCGCGACGGGTCAGGGTGATCTCGGTGGTGACCAAGCGGTCGACGAGCCTGAGGTCGGTGAGGATGACGATCCGTTCCTGGGCGTGGCCGGTGGAGCTGCGGACGACACGCCGATCGTGCACCGGGCATTCGACGAAGACGGCGTCCTCGGCCGAGCGCTGCCACGGGTGCACCGAGAAGCGCACCCATTCGGCGCCGTCCTGCTCGAACTCGGTCAGATCGAAGGCGTGCAACGCGGAGGTCCGCGCACCGGTGTCCAGCTTGGCCTTCACGTTGTTGACGCCCAGACCGGGAAGACGAACCCACTCTCGCCAGCCGGCAGTGACCTGCGGGCTGCTTGAATGGGATCTCACCACGCTGGCATCCACACGGCCATCCAATCAGGTCGGGAAACAAGCAGGTCGGGAATGAAGCTCGCGATACTTTCTCGCGCACCACGGTCCTACAGCACCCAGCGCCTCCGTACGGCGGCGCTGGATCGCGGACACGACGTCAAGGTGCTCAACACACTCCGGTTCGCGATCGACCTCTCGGGCGAGGATCCGGACCTCCAGTTCCGCGGGCGACAGCTCTCGGACTACGACGCCGTGCTGCCGCGGATCGGCAACTCGATCACCTACTTCGGCACGGCCGTCGTACGACAGTTCGAGCAGATGGACGTCTACACGCCGAATACGGCGAACGGCATCGGCAACTCCCGCGACAAGCTCCGCGCCTCCCAGATCCTGTCGCGGCACAACATCCGGATGCCGGCGACGACCTTCGTCTGGGACCGCGCCGACGTGATCCCCGCAATCGAACGCGTCGGTGGCGCACCCGTCGTGATCAAGCTGCTCGAGGGCACCCAAGGCATCGGCGTGATCCTCGCGCCCACGCTGAAGGTCGCCGAGGCGATCATCGAGACCCTCCACTCGACCCGTCAGCAGGTGCTGATCCAGCGCTTCGTCAAGGAGAGCAAGGGCCGCGACATCCGCGCCCTCGTCGTGGGCGACCGGGTCGTGGCGGCGATGCGACGCGTCGCGCAGGGCGACGAGTTCCGCTCCAACGTCCACCGCGGCGGCACCGTCGAACGCGTTGACCTGGACCCGGCCTACGAGCAGGTCGCCGTACGCGCCGCGCAGATCATGGGCCTCAAGGTCGCCGGTGTCGACATGCTGGAGGGCGACGACGGCCCGCTGGTCATGGAGGTCAACTCCTCCCCGGGCCTCGAAGGCATCGAGACGGCCACCAAGCTCGACGTCGCCGGCGCGATCATCGACTACATCGACAACCAGGTCGCCTTCCCCCAGATCGACGTGCGTGAGCGGTTGTCGGTCTCCACGGGGTACGGCGTCGCCGAGATCGTCGTCCACGGTGACGCGGACCTCGTGGGTAAGACCCTCGGCGAATCAGGCCTGCGCGAGCTCGACGTCACCGTCCTGACCCTGCACCGCGGCACGACCGTGATCCCGAACCCGTTCAACCGGCACGTGCTCGAGCCCGACGACCGCCTGCTCTGCTTCGGCAAGCTCGAGGAGATGCGCTCGATGATCCCCGCGCGCCCGAAGCGCCGGGCCCGGGTGAAGAAGCTGCCCAAGCAGCCGATCCACACCGACACCTGAGCGAGTCGCGTATCGAGACGCCGCCCCGGTGGTTGAGGTGCGAGCGAAATCTGGCGAGCCCGGTGGTTGAGGTGCGAGCGGATTCTGGCGAGCCCGGTGGTTGAGGTGCGAGCGAAATCTGGCGAGCCCGGTGGTTGAGGTGCGAGCGAAGCGAGCCTCGAAACCCCCGGCCCTGACCACGAACTCTCCACAGGCTTGGTGGGGACTTTCGCCTGTCCACAGGCGGGTTTCCGCCGCTTCGCGATGTCGGAGGTCGGTGATGTAATACATGTATGGATCTCGGAACCGACACCCGCTCTGATCGGGCCTTGCTGTCCGATCTCAGCAAGGGCGTCAAGGTCCGTCAGGCTGCGCTGGTCAAGGAATGGGTCGACATCGCGACCTGGGCCAGGCGCAACATCGTCACGAGCCCCGAGCAGGCCGCGACCATCGTCGACGGGATCATCGACACCGGTGTCCCGATCGCGGGTGCCGGTGCACCGTTGGTGTCCGAGTTCAACCTGATGGAACTCATCGCCGTGCTCGGCCGCTCCCCTGATGGTGGACGTGGGTACGTCGGGCGGATCATCGAGTGCGCTTGGCGACTGCCCGGCATCTACACCGCTGTCATCGAGGGCCGGTTGGAACCGTGGCGGGCCGAACGCATCGCCGACCTCACCCGGCCCCTCAACGCCGAAGCGGCTGCCTTCGTCGATCGGCAACTCGCTGCCGTCGGCGGCGTGGGTTGGGCTCAACTCGAACGCCTGGTTCAGGAAGCGGTGATCCGGTTCGACCCCGAACGCGCCGAAGCCGAACGCCAGGCCGCCGCCGATGCCCGGCGGGTCGATGTCGGTGAGGTCGACGCGAACGGGCAGGTCGAGTCCCACTCGGTTCTGGATGCCGCGGATGCTCATGACTTCGACCTCGCGTTGTCGCGTCGAGCCAAGATCCGCGGGCAGCTCGGCGACACCGACTCCTTCGACGTCCGCCGCTCCAAGTCCGTTGGCGACATGGCCCGCCAAGACCTGTCCCTGGACCTGCTGTTCACCGACGAAGAGACCGGCGAAGTCGTGGCCCAGTCACCCGGCCGGAAGGTCGAGCTGAGTGTCCACATCACCGACACCACCCTGACCTCTGACGACGTGGACAACCCGTTCGCGAACCCCGTCGGCCGCTGGGACGAGGGCCGTGCACCGATCTCCATCGCGCAGATCAAGGAATGGCTCCGCGCCCGCGACACCACGATCATCGTGCGACCGGTGATCGACCTTGCCGACTGCGTCCCGGTCGATTCCTACGAGATCCCCGACCGCATCCGCCGCCGCGTCGAACAGCGTGATCACACATGCCGGTTCCCCGGTTGCCCCCATCGGGCGTCCCGCTGCGATCTGGATCATGCGCAACCCCATGGCCAGGGCGGTGCGACGTGTCCGTGCAACCTGGTCCCGCTGTGCCGACGACATCACCGCGCCAAAACCCACAGCCGATGGCGCTACACGATCGTCCTGCCCGGCCATTACCTGTGGACCAGCCCCCACGGGCGACGATTCCTCGTCGGACCCGACGGCACCCGCGCCCTCGACCCACCGCGGTCGCCCGCACCCGACGA includes these proteins:
- a CDS encoding succinylglutamate desuccinylase/aspartoacylase family protein; the encoded protein is MARESFAIGNVRVRAGSSKEVELPITRLVTGGDVSLPVRVIHGREPGPTVWVNAAIHGDEVLGVEVIRRALAPLSAKTLRGTLLAVPVVNVLGFMTGDRYLPDRRDLNRSFPGSSRGSLASRIAHLFMTEVVSKCDVGIDLHTAADRRENLPQIRADLDDPRTRELAQAFGAPVMLHAKLRDGSLRQAARDRGAIVLLYEAGEVMRFDEQPIAVGVEGVRRVLTALDMIDPTPADLGEIVGATEPTPTPVEARGSGWVRARGTGILHLEVGLGEYVEVGRRLGGLSDTFGRRVRLVHADRAGIVIGLTRAPIVNAGDALFHIATPHVP
- a CDS encoding RimK/LysX family protein is translated as MVRSHSSSPQVTAGWREWVRLPGLGVNNVKAKLDTGARTSALHAFDLTEFEQDGAEWVRFSVHPWQRSAEDAVFVECPVHDRRVVRSSTGHAQERIVILTDLRLVDRLVTTEITLTRRDEMGFRLLIGREALRQGFVVDASHSYLGGRPTRRVRRRNRGVSSGA
- a CDS encoding TrkA C-terminal domain-containing protein — encoded protein: MRERLSVSTGYGVAEIVVHGDADLVGKTLGESGLRELDVTVLTLHRGTTVIPNPFNRHVLEPDDRLLCFGKLEEMRSMIPARPKRRARVKKLPKQPIHTDT
- a CDS encoding HNH endonuclease signature motif containing protein, with the protein product MDLGTDTRSDRALLSDLSKGVKVRQAALVKEWVDIATWARRNIVTSPEQAATIVDGIIDTGVPIAGAGAPLVSEFNLMELIAVLGRSPDGGRGYVGRIIECAWRLPGIYTAVIEGRLEPWRAERIADLTRPLNAEAAAFVDRQLAAVGGVGWAQLERLVQEAVIRFDPERAEAERQAAADARRVDVGEVDANGQVESHSVLDAADAHDFDLALSRRAKIRGQLGDTDSFDVRRSKSVGDMARQDLSLDLLFTDEETGEVVAQSPGRKVELSVHITDTTLTSDDVDNPFANPVGRWDEGRAPISIAQIKEWLRARDTTIIVRPVIDLADCVPVDSYEIPDRIRRRVEQRDHTCRFPGCPHRASRCDLDHAQPHGQGGATCPCNLVPLCRRHHRAKTHSRWRYTIVLPGHYLWTSPHGRRFLVGPDGTRALDPPRSPAPDE